The region AAACGAACGCTGTGCCAAGCGATGATATTGATATGTTGCAAAGGTTACTTGACTTTGCGGCGGAACAAGAAGGTATTCCACATGAAGCCGAGGTTTCCGTCAGTTTTGTCAGCAACGATGAGATTCAAGAACTAAACCGCAATTATCGCCAACAAGATAAGCCAACAGACGTGATTTCCTTTGCGTTACAGGAAACGGTGGAAGGAGAAATACCTATAGTTGGGGAAGATATATCACTTACACTTGGAGACATTGTTATTTCAATGGATCGGGCGAAGGAACAGGCCATTGATTATAATCATTCACTACAGCGTGAAATTGGCTTTTTAACAGTTCATGGCTTTCTTCACTTGCTAGGCTATGATCATATGGAAAAGGAAGAGGAAAAAGTAATGTTCCAAAAGCAAGAGGATATTTTACATGCATTCGGACTCGAACGATAACAAAAAAAAACGGGGAATTGGCCTACGCTTTGCCTGGAATGGAATTATCGAGGTTTTGCAACATGAACGCAATTTTCGAGTTCATATCATTGCCGTACTGCTTGTTGTTTGTACCGGCTTATTACTAAAATTAACAACCGGGGAATGGGCACTGATTGTCTTGGTTATTGGTTTTGTGCTGGCGATGGAGATGGTCAATACAGTGATTGAAACATTACTTGACTATGTGAACCCGGCTATTCATCCGACAGCAAAGGTGATTAAGGATGTATCCGCGGGAGTCGTCTTGATTGCTGCCATTACGGCCGTTATTATTGGTTTGCTCATTTTTTTGCCCAAATTATATAGCCTGTTTTAACCACCTCTTTCAAAACGAAAGGGGTTTTCTTTTTGCTTTATGCATGTATTTTCTGTCAAAAAACAAAAACTTTTTAAAGCTTTTGTCGAATATGTGAAAGTAAGCTGTTTTTGTAGTATTATGGATGTACATCAAAGATAAAAGAAACACTTGAAGATGGTTGCTGTATAGGCACCCGCTTAAACTTTTAAACGAATGAATAACATCGAAAGACACCGGAGGATTACAACATGGAAAATGATTTCAAATCGGGATTTATCGCCATAATTGGCCGACCCAACGTTGGCAAATCAACATTCTTAAATCATGTTATTGGACAAAAAATAGCTATTATGAGTGATAAAGCTCAGACGACACGAAATAAAATTCAGGGTGTATTAACACAACATGATGCACAGATTGTTTTTATTGATACACCGGGAATTCATAAACCAAAACACCGACTTGGGGATTTTATGGTGCAAATGGCAGAAGACACATTAAATGAGGTAGATGCCGTTTTGTTTATGATTAATGCCAAAGAAGGGTATGGCAGAGGGGATCAATATATTATAGACCGACTACAACAGGTAAAAAAGCCTGTCTTTCTAATTATTAATAAAATTGATTTAATCCAAAAAGATGACCTGTTACCATTAATCGAGCTGTACCGGAGAAAATACAACTTTGAAGAAATCATTCCAATATCCGCTTTACAAGGGAACAATGTCATTCATCTGCTGGAAGTATTAAAGTCATATTTACCTGCAGGGCCACAGTATTATCCGGAAGATCAGGTTACAGATCATCCTGAACGATTTATTATTGCTGAGTTGATCCGGGAAAAAGTTCTGCAATTAACAAGAGAGGAAATACCTCACTCGATTGCAGTTGTCATTGAAAATATCGAAAAGCGGGAGTCAAATGCCATTTTTATTCAGGCAACCGTAATAACCGAACGAAAATCGCAAAAAGGCATTCTAATTGGCAAACACGGAAAAATGTTGAAGGAAATTGGAAAAAGGGCGCGAGCAGATATTGAGCCCTTGCTCGGAACAAGGGTATATCTGGATCTTTGGATAAAGGTGGAAAAAGATTGGCGCAACAGGCAAAATCAGCTTCGAGAGTTAGGTTTTCGGGAAGATGAATATTAAGTGCATGTTCAAAAGGAGGATAAAAAGGACCGAGAAGTTCTAGACGGCGTAGCTTTGAGCACCGGAGTGTACATAGAAGGTACATGAGGAACGGAAAAGCAAGCCAACGAACTTCTTCAAAGGAAGGGCGGCTTAAAACGGGCTTTGCGCTCAGGCGTCGGCATACCCCTTTTGCAGGGGCACGTCATTTTTTCCGGACTTTTTGAACATCCTCTAAACATGGTAAAAATTATAACTCATTCTTTCATGCCTTGTGGTCATTCTAATAGTGAGGTTCAAACGCTATAAAGAAAGGTAGGGGTTTCTTGTGATCGACTTTGCATGGAAATTATTTAGTCAAACGGGGAACGTTGAAACCTATTTGTTATTGAAAGAGCTGGAGAAAGAACCAAATGTTAAAGGTCAATTGCAACAACATGAAGAAGAGCTGTCACACCTTGATACAAAATTGTAGCACATACCATTTTTAACCACTTTACATTAGATTTTGCCAAAGAAAGGTGAAACATGTGCTGGAAAAAATTGAAGGCATCGTAATCAAAACACAGGATTATGGTGAAACACATAAAATCGTTACAATATTTAGTAAGAAAATCGGCAAATTTGCCGCGATTGCCAAAGGAGCAAAAAAACCGAAAAGTAGAATGGCTGCTGTTACGCAGCCATTAATTTATGGAGAATTTTTAGTTTATGTACACTCTGGGTTAAGCACGATTCAACAAGGAGAAATCATCTATTCATTACGTCCGATCCGCGAAGACATCATCAAAACGGCTTATGCAGCATATATCCTTGAACTAACCGATAAATTAATAGATGAAAAATCCCCTGACCGGTTTATTTATGATCAACTTCTTTTAACAATGGACTGGATTGCTGAAAATGTGTCCTATGATATTCCAGTCATGATGTATGAAATGAAATTATTTCAAAAAGGCGGTTTTGCACCAATTGTTCATCATTGTGTAAACTGTGGCAGTACCGAGAACCCTTTTTCTTTTTCTGTCGCTGAAGGTGGACTATTATGCAAGCGATGTATGCATTTGGATCAGCTTGCTTTTTCAATTTCTGATTTGCTTGCACGATTGTTACATTTGTTTGCCAGTGTGGGACTTGAGCGTATAGGTACGATTACCATGAAAGACGAAAACATTGCCAAATTGCGGCAAATACTTGATGCATATTATGACCATTATGGTGGATATTACATAAAATCAAAAAAGTTTTTAAACCAGTTGGATAAGTTGAAATAAACATCATTGACACGTACGAAGAAATAAAGTATGATCTCATCTTTGACACCTAAAACCGCCTCAAGTGCTGTAAAATCAACACTTTTGGCGGCTTTTTTAGAGCCTAAAACTGCGTACTATTTTCCTTTTTTGGTTTGTTTTAAAATTTTTTTCATGTTTTTTTGGGTTACTATTTCGAAGTCAGTCCTAAAGCCAAATGCATCATGCAATGCATCCGTAATTTCTGTTCGAGTAAATGCTGGTATGTATCCTTCACCATCTAACTCACGCATGTTCATATTCCTCAATGTACTGACTAGTTCAGGGCAAGTAAAACGTTCATCTACCTTTTTTTCCAAAATACGATACATCAATAGGGACAGAAAGCATGTCAGAAAATGTGCTTTTATGCGGGATTCTCTTTGTAAATAAACAGGTCGAGTCCGGAATTCACTTTTTAATATGCGGAATGTCTCTTCAATTTCCCATCTCCCCTGGTTAATTTTGATCACTTCCTCAATGGGAGATTCCAGATTGGTACATACCGCATAAAACCCATCATACATCGATTCCTTCTCTATTTGTTCTTGATTCAAAACCACTTGGGCTTTATCCGCAATTTCCCCATCATCCGTCACATGGGTGGATTTTATGAACCTTTTCGGATCATTTTGATGCGGTTTATTCAAAGAGGCGGGCTTCTCTATTTTTTTGATCGCTCGCTCAATTTGTTTCTCCCGAATGGATGATTGATATCGTTCATAAACAGGTGAATAGGTGACAATTAACTTTTGTTCCAAATCATTTTCTTTTATCCATCGCTCTTTATAATAGGTTCTTTTGTCATTTTCGAGCTGACGGATATCATTCAAGTTTATTTTTTTATTACTCCCAGGTATTCGCCATCCTTCTGGATCTAAAGCCCACTCCTTAAGAAATTTCTTTAGTTTTTTAATCGATTGTGTGGTCACAAATGCACGTTCTCCATAGGTGTTGTATATCCGGTTACCATTCGAAGAAAGACCAGCGTCCGTGCATACAACAAACTTGGAAAGATTAAAGTCTTTTAAAATGCGTTTTTCCAAGGGCTTCAACGTTGGTTGTTCATTGGCACTCCCGGGGTTCATACTGAAAGCGAGTGGGAGGCCAGATCCATCCATAAATAATCCCATTTGAACGATTGGATTCGGGCGATTTTCTTTCGAAACGCCATATTCCCTCAGGCTATCTTCTTCTTCAATCTCAAAGAAAAAATTAGTGCAGTCATAATAAAGAACCTGTGTGTTCCGCCCGACGACATTCAAGCTATTTTTATAAACTTTTTCCTCAATAAAATCTGAT is a window of Lentibacillus daqui DNA encoding:
- the ybeY gene encoding rRNA maturation RNase YbeY, producing MHIDFHDETNAVPSDDIDMLQRLLDFAAEQEGIPHEAEVSVSFVSNDEIQELNRNYRQQDKPTDVISFALQETVEGEIPIVGEDISLTLGDIVISMDRAKEQAIDYNHSLQREIGFLTVHGFLHLLGYDHMEKEEEKVMFQKQEDILHAFGLER
- a CDS encoding diacylglycerol kinase family protein, translating into MHSDSNDNKKKRGIGLRFAWNGIIEVLQHERNFRVHIIAVLLVVCTGLLLKLTTGEWALIVLVIGFVLAMEMVNTVIETLLDYVNPAIHPTAKVIKDVSAGVVLIAAITAVIIGLLIFLPKLYSLF
- the era gene encoding GTPase Era — protein: MENDFKSGFIAIIGRPNVGKSTFLNHVIGQKIAIMSDKAQTTRNKIQGVLTQHDAQIVFIDTPGIHKPKHRLGDFMVQMAEDTLNEVDAVLFMINAKEGYGRGDQYIIDRLQQVKKPVFLIINKIDLIQKDDLLPLIELYRRKYNFEEIIPISALQGNNVIHLLEVLKSYLPAGPQYYPEDQVTDHPERFIIAELIREKVLQLTREEIPHSIAVVIENIEKRESNAIFIQATVITERKSQKGILIGKHGKMLKEIGKRARADIEPLLGTRVYLDLWIKVEKDWRNRQNQLRELGFREDEY
- a CDS encoding YqzL family protein, which produces MIDFAWKLFSQTGNVETYLLLKELEKEPNVKGQLQQHEEELSHLDTKL
- the recO gene encoding DNA repair protein RecO, producing MLEKIEGIVIKTQDYGETHKIVTIFSKKIGKFAAIAKGAKKPKSRMAAVTQPLIYGEFLVYVHSGLSTIQQGEIIYSLRPIREDIIKTAYAAYILELTDKLIDEKSPDRFIYDQLLLTMDWIAENVSYDIPVMMYEMKLFQKGGFAPIVHHCVNCGSTENPFSFSVAEGGLLCKRCMHLDQLAFSISDLLARLLHLFASVGLERIGTITMKDENIAKLRQILDAYYDHYGGYYIKSKKFLNQLDKLK
- a CDS encoding IS1634 family transposase — protein: MRIKVSRSKNSTSYFVIKDIYRNNKRTTKVVESLGNHEEILKKHPGIDPYTWAKEYAKKLTLEEKENNHKIIAKYNPDKQIERDKQTLFNTGYLFLQSIYHELKLDKVCQEISQKYEFEYDLNEILTRLLYLRVLHPTSKKGTFEHAKDLLEPAHFQTHQIYRALNVLEEQSDFIEEKVYKNSLNVVGRNTQVLYYDCTNFFFEIEEEDSLREYGVSKENRPNPIVQMGLFMDGSGLPLAFSMNPGSANEQPTLKPLEKRILKDFNLSKFVVCTDAGLSSNGNRIYNTYGERAFVTTQSIKKLKKFLKEWALDPEGWRIPGSNKKINLNDIRQLENDKRTYYKERWIKENDLEQKLIVTYSPVYERYQSSIREKQIERAIKKIEKPASLNKPHQNDPKRFIKSTHVTDDGEIADKAQVVLNQEQIEKESMYDGFYAVCTNLESPIEEVIKINQGRWEIEETFRILKSEFRTRPVYLQRESRIKAHFLTCFLSLLMYRILEKKVDERFTCPELVSTLRNMNMRELDGEGYIPAFTRTEITDALHDAFGFRTDFEIVTQKNMKKILKQTKKGK